The following proteins are encoded in a genomic region of Rhizobium sp. ZPR4:
- a CDS encoding PotD/PotF family extracellular solute-binding protein, producing the protein MTTETKTTKTTKGISRRSLLKTGAAALGAMAGSGVITGFPTIWAKSNITLRQFGTGVSNINAIAEKCKADLGITLEMTAMDSDAAAQRAVTQPNSYDIADVEYWIAKKVFPTGVLQPMDVKKLKYYDKIVPLFITGKLKPDSVIAQGTAPHTVGFVEGQESRKFAKEPTQWMTMVPTIYNADTLGIRPDLTGRPITSWADILDPAFKGKTAILNIPSIGIMDAAMIMEAAGKIKYADKGNMTKAEIDKTIEFLIKTKGDGQFRAFWKSFDESVNLMASGEVVIQSMWSPAVAAVRSKGIACTFQPLKEGYRAWGGGLGLASHLKGAELDAAYEYINWYTSGWVGGYLNRQGYYSACMETAKQFMSADEWGYWIEGKPAQGDILSPEGKVMEKAGAVRDGGSFEARMGAVACWNSVMDEDRYMVRRWNEFIAA; encoded by the coding sequence ATGACCACTGAAACGAAGACTACCAAGACGACAAAAGGCATTTCCCGCCGCTCGCTGCTGAAGACCGGTGCCGCCGCTCTCGGCGCCATGGCGGGCTCCGGTGTCATCACCGGCTTTCCGACCATCTGGGCCAAATCCAACATCACGCTGCGCCAGTTTGGTACCGGCGTTTCGAACATCAATGCGATCGCGGAGAAATGCAAAGCCGATCTCGGCATCACGCTCGAGATGACGGCGATGGATTCCGATGCCGCCGCGCAGCGCGCGGTCACGCAGCCGAACAGCTACGACATCGCCGACGTCGAATACTGGATCGCCAAGAAGGTCTTCCCGACCGGCGTCTTGCAGCCGATGGACGTCAAGAAGCTGAAATATTACGACAAGATCGTGCCGCTCTTCATCACCGGCAAGCTGAAGCCCGACAGCGTCATTGCGCAGGGCACCGCGCCGCATACGGTCGGCTTCGTCGAGGGGCAGGAGTCCCGCAAGTTCGCCAAGGAACCGACACAGTGGATGACGATGGTTCCGACCATCTATAATGCCGACACCCTCGGCATCCGCCCCGATCTCACCGGCCGTCCGATCACCAGCTGGGCTGACATTCTCGATCCGGCCTTCAAGGGCAAGACGGCGATCCTCAACATCCCGTCGATCGGCATCATGGATGCCGCGATGATCATGGAAGCCGCCGGCAAGATCAAATATGCCGACAAGGGCAACATGACCAAGGCGGAAATCGACAAGACGATCGAGTTCCTGATCAAGACCAAGGGCGATGGCCAGTTCCGTGCCTTCTGGAAATCCTTCGACGAAAGCGTCAACCTGATGGCGTCGGGCGAGGTGGTCATCCAGTCCATGTGGTCGCCGGCGGTTGCCGCCGTCCGCTCCAAGGGGATTGCCTGCACCTTCCAGCCGCTCAAGGAAGGCTATCGCGCCTGGGGCGGCGGCCTTGGTCTCGCCTCGCACCTCAAGGGTGCCGAACTCGACGCCGCCTACGAGTACATCAACTGGTACACCTCGGGCTGGGTCGGCGGCTACCTCAACCGCCAGGGCTATTATTCCGCCTGCATGGAAACGGCCAAGCAGTTCATGTCGGCCGACGAATGGGGCTACTGGATCGAAGGCAAGCCGGCACAGGGCGACATCCTCTCTCCCGAAGGCAAGGTCATGGAGAAGGCCGGCGCCGTTCGCGATGGCGGCTCCTTCGAAGCCCGCATGGGTGCCGTCGCCTGCTGGAACTCGGTAATGGACGAAGACCGCTACATGGTTCGCCGCTGGAACGAATTCATCGCGGCCTAA
- a CDS encoding acetylxylan esterase — protein sequence MSIPTSHPFDFDPTYGMQLAQLQAIETPEAPAGFDDFWQQRYRAALAIDPQPKLRHSKLRHDKWHVFDISYVSTGSFQINGWLLIPRGGQVRRGLVVGHGYGGRDQPEFEWPVEETAILFPCCRGLSLSASPKIPPDASGHVLCGIESRETYVIGGCVEDIWLAVSTLETLYPWLAGHIGYSGISFGGGIGALAIPFDARIRRGHLIVPTFGHRQLWLTLPTVGSAQSVQAYQEKRGSVLETLRFFDAAIAAQRITVPMLVAPALFDPAVAPPCQFSVANALQKFNETFILDAGHFDYAGSEQQNAILREKVGQFFKVL from the coding sequence ATGAGCATACCGACATCCCACCCCTTCGACTTCGATCCGACCTATGGCATGCAGCTTGCGCAATTGCAGGCGATAGAGACACCGGAGGCCCCGGCGGGCTTCGATGACTTCTGGCAGCAGCGCTACAGGGCCGCCCTTGCCATTGACCCGCAACCCAAGCTTCGCCACAGCAAGCTTCGCCATGACAAATGGCACGTTTTCGATATCAGCTACGTGTCGACGGGGTCGTTTCAGATCAATGGCTGGCTGCTCATTCCTCGCGGCGGACAGGTGCGGCGCGGCCTGGTCGTCGGACACGGATATGGCGGGAGAGATCAGCCGGAATTCGAGTGGCCGGTAGAAGAGACAGCAATCCTTTTTCCCTGTTGCCGCGGGCTCTCCCTCAGCGCCAGCCCGAAAATCCCGCCGGATGCATCGGGCCACGTTCTTTGCGGCATTGAGAGCCGCGAGACCTATGTCATCGGTGGCTGCGTCGAAGATATTTGGCTCGCCGTCTCGACTTTGGAAACCCTCTATCCCTGGCTTGCCGGCCATATCGGCTATAGCGGCATCAGTTTCGGCGGCGGCATCGGCGCGCTGGCCATTCCTTTCGATGCGCGCATCAGGCGTGGCCACCTCATCGTCCCGACTTTCGGTCACCGGCAGCTATGGCTGACGCTGCCGACCGTCGGCAGCGCTCAATCGGTTCAGGCCTATCAGGAAAAGCGCGGTAGCGTTCTGGAGACGCTACGGTTCTTCGATGCTGCGATCGCAGCGCAGCGCATCACTGTGCCCATGCTCGTCGCACCCGCGCTATTCGATCCCGCCGTCGCACCACCTTGTCAGTTCTCTGTCGCAAATGCGCTACAGAAATTTAACGAAACCTTCATCCTGGATGCCGGCCACTTCGACTATGCTGGTAGCGAACAGCAGAACGCAATTCTGCGAGAGAAAGTCGGGCAATTCTTCAAGGTGCTATGA
- a CDS encoding ABC transporter ATP-binding protein, which produces MSKAAEIDIVSVSKVYGTTTAVHAISLKIPAGSYCCFLGPSGCGKTSTLRMIAGHEGISSGDIRLGNTVVTDFPPARRGTAMMFQSYALFPHLDLIDNVAFSLKMKGIDKDERRAKALDMLKLMQMEPYATRRPAQLSGGQQQRVALARALITDPEALLLDEPLSALDPFLKIRMRAELKKLQKSLGITFVHVTHSQEEAMALADIMVIMNDGRIEQAGSPREVFERPATAFVARFMGDHNVLSGRVTSSEGGVITMSVLEGQDFSVKGTSRQVGELADIAVRTDRVRLSQSDDKGLGFNGVVSNIEYRGATLKITVIGAGSDDFTVIASNDDDAARAMAVGDTVSLSWAQEDAILLGRMSA; this is translated from the coding sequence ATGTCGAAAGCGGCAGAGATCGATATAGTGTCCGTTTCGAAGGTCTACGGCACGACCACGGCTGTCCATGCGATCAGCCTCAAGATACCAGCAGGCTCCTACTGCTGTTTCCTTGGCCCCTCCGGTTGCGGCAAGACCTCGACTTTGCGCATGATCGCCGGTCACGAGGGTATCTCCTCCGGCGACATCAGGCTCGGAAATACCGTCGTCACGGATTTCCCGCCCGCTAGGCGCGGCACGGCGATGATGTTCCAATCCTATGCGCTGTTTCCCCATCTCGACCTTATCGACAACGTCGCCTTCAGCTTGAAGATGAAGGGTATCGACAAGGACGAGCGCCGCGCCAAGGCGCTCGACATGCTGAAGCTGATGCAGATGGAACCCTATGCCACCCGACGCCCTGCCCAGCTTTCAGGCGGCCAGCAGCAGCGTGTTGCGCTTGCGCGCGCCCTTATCACCGATCCGGAAGCACTGCTGCTCGACGAGCCGCTGTCGGCGCTCGATCCTTTCCTGAAGATCCGCATGCGCGCCGAATTGAAGAAGCTGCAGAAGTCCCTCGGCATTACTTTCGTCCATGTCACGCACAGCCAGGAAGAGGCAATGGCGCTCGCCGACATCATGGTCATCATGAATGACGGCCGGATCGAGCAGGCAGGTTCGCCGCGGGAGGTTTTTGAACGCCCCGCGACAGCCTTCGTCGCCCGCTTCATGGGTGACCATAACGTCTTGTCGGGCCGGGTGACGTCGAGCGAGGGCGGCGTGATCACCATGTCCGTGCTGGAAGGGCAGGATTTTTCAGTCAAGGGGACAAGCCGCCAAGTCGGAGAGCTCGCCGATATCGCCGTGCGGACCGATCGTGTCCGGCTGTCGCAGTCAGACGACAAGGGCCTCGGCTTCAACGGTGTGGTCTCCAACATCGAATATCGCGGCGCGACGCTGAAGATCACCGTCATTGGTGCCGGCAGCGATGATTTCACCGTGATCGCAAGCAACGACGATGACGCCGCCAGAGCCATGGCTGTCGGCGACACTGTCTCGCTGAGTTGGGCTCAGGAGGATGCAATCCTTCTTGGCCGTATGTCCGCATGA
- a CDS encoding glucose/quinate/shikimate family membrane-bound PQQ-dependent dehydrogenase: protein MAIVITSIILALIGLALGGGGLWLVQLGGSPFYLLAGIAFLVTAILLSMRKAAALWLYAIFVLAALGWAVWEVGFDWWQLGPRGGMIILIGLWLLTPWVRRPLGFRSLDGVHYGANPWPLAIPLIVAILVAVYSMTTDPHDLSGDLPTTMAANAPMGGEVPDGEWHQYGRTSFGQRYSPLDQINTQNVATLKEAWRYQTGDVKRPDDIGETTYQVTPLKIGDTLFICTPHSLAIAIGATDGKEKWRYDANAGMNPNRQHQTCRGVSYYHDKAVAAGAPCADRVYLPTSDARLIALDAANGKVCPSFADQGILHLETGMKYNPAGYYYSTSPPVIVADKIIIGGAVNDNYSTQEQSGVIRAFDARTGALLWNWDSGNPDQTTPLPAGQTYTTNSPNSWSVSSADEALGMVYVPLGNQTPDQLGMGRSANVERFSSSVVALDINTGQLKWVQQFVHHDLWDMDVPAQPVLVDLTKADGSTVPALVASTKQGDIYVLDRRTGAPIIPFKEIPAPGGTIPEDHASPTQPISDLTFSPPPLQEKDMWGVSLFDQLACRIAFHRHQYEGRYTPPSLQGSIIFPGNFGTFNWGSVAVDPERQIMFGMPTYLAFTSRLVPRAEIPPKGAGDKGSEQGLNRNEGSPYGVYMGPFVSPLGIPCQAPPWGYVAGVDLKTGKIAYKHKNGTVHDMTPLPLPFKVGVPGIGGPIVTKGGVAFLGAAVDDYLRAYDVTSGKQLWQARLPAGGQATPMTYTAGDNKQYVVMVAGGHGSVGTKPGDYVIGYTLP, encoded by the coding sequence ATGGCCATCGTCATCACATCGATCATCCTCGCACTCATCGGTCTGGCGCTCGGCGGCGGCGGCCTTTGGCTTGTACAGCTTGGTGGAAGTCCCTTTTATCTTCTGGCCGGTATCGCCTTCCTCGTGACGGCGATCCTGCTCTCTATGCGCAAAGCGGCCGCACTCTGGCTCTATGCGATTTTCGTGCTGGCAGCACTTGGATGGGCCGTATGGGAGGTCGGTTTCGATTGGTGGCAGCTCGGTCCGCGCGGTGGCATGATCATTCTGATCGGTCTCTGGCTATTGACCCCATGGGTCCGGCGCCCGCTGGGCTTTCGCAGTCTGGACGGCGTTCACTACGGAGCCAATCCCTGGCCGCTCGCGATTCCCTTGATCGTCGCCATCCTCGTTGCCGTCTATTCGATGACAACAGATCCACACGATCTCTCCGGCGATCTGCCGACGACGATGGCTGCGAATGCCCCGATGGGTGGCGAGGTGCCCGATGGTGAATGGCATCAGTATGGCCGAACCTCGTTTGGTCAGCGCTATTCGCCTCTAGATCAGATCAACACGCAGAATGTCGCGACCCTTAAGGAGGCTTGGCGCTATCAGACTGGCGACGTGAAACGCCCCGACGACATCGGCGAGACGACCTATCAGGTCACGCCGCTCAAAATCGGCGACACGCTGTTTATCTGCACGCCCCATAGTCTGGCGATCGCCATCGGTGCGACGGACGGCAAGGAAAAATGGCGCTACGACGCCAATGCCGGGATGAATCCCAACCGTCAGCATCAGACTTGCCGCGGCGTCTCCTATTACCATGACAAAGCAGTTGCCGCCGGAGCGCCTTGCGCTGACCGCGTCTATTTGCCGACCTCGGATGCCAGACTGATCGCGCTTGATGCTGCCAATGGCAAGGTTTGCCCGAGCTTTGCTGATCAAGGCATCCTGCATCTTGAAACCGGCATGAAATACAATCCGGCCGGCTATTATTATTCGACGTCGCCGCCCGTTATCGTCGCCGACAAGATCATCATCGGCGGCGCGGTCAACGATAACTACTCCACCCAGGAACAGTCCGGCGTCATCCGTGCCTTCGATGCGCGGACCGGCGCTCTGCTCTGGAACTGGGATTCTGGCAATCCGGATCAGACGACGCCGCTGCCCGCCGGCCAGACCTATACGACCAACTCACCGAACAGCTGGTCGGTTTCCAGCGCCGACGAGGCGCTGGGCATGGTCTATGTTCCGCTTGGCAACCAGACGCCTGATCAGCTCGGCATGGGCCGCAGCGCCAATGTCGAACGCTTCTCCTCCTCGGTGGTCGCACTCGACATCAATACCGGGCAGCTCAAATGGGTGCAGCAATTCGTCCATCACGATCTCTGGGATATGGACGTCCCGGCCCAACCCGTGCTCGTCGATCTGACGAAGGCCGACGGCAGCACGGTCCCCGCGCTGGTCGCCTCGACCAAGCAGGGCGACATCTATGTGCTCGATCGCCGCACCGGCGCGCCGATCATTCCCTTCAAGGAAATACCGGCGCCTGGCGGCACCATTCCCGAGGATCATGCTTCGCCGACGCAGCCGATCTCCGATCTGACATTCTCGCCGCCGCCGTTGCAGGAGAAGGATATGTGGGGCGTCTCGCTGTTCGATCAGCTCGCCTGCCGCATCGCCTTCCATCGGCATCAGTATGAAGGTCGCTACACACCGCCTTCGTTGCAGGGCTCAATCATCTTTCCCGGCAATTTCGGCACCTTCAACTGGGGCAGCGTCGCCGTCGATCCCGAACGGCAGATTATGTTCGGAATGCCGACCTATCTCGCCTTCACCTCTCGACTGGTGCCCCGCGCCGAGATCCCACCGAAGGGAGCCGGCGACAAGGGCAGCGAACAGGGTCTGAACCGAAATGAGGGCTCACCTTACGGCGTCTATATGGGTCCGTTCGTCAGTCCGCTCGGCATTCCCTGCCAGGCACCGCCTTGGGGCTATGTCGCCGGTGTGGACCTGAAGACCGGCAAGATCGCCTACAAGCACAAGAACGGCACTGTTCATGACATGACGCCGCTGCCCCTTCCCTTCAAGGTCGGCGTTCCCGGTATTGGCGGGCCGATCGTCACCAAGGGCGGCGTTGCTTTCCTGGGTGCGGCCGTGGACGATTATCTCAGGGCCTATGACGTGACGTCCGGCAAACAGCTCTGGCAGGCGCGTCTGCCGGCGGGTGGTCAGGCAACGCCGATGACCTATACCGCCGGAGACAACAAGCAATATGTCGTCATGGTGGCCGGAGGGCATGGCTCGGTCGGAACGAAGCCGGGCGACTATGTGATCGGTTATACCCTGCCATGA
- a CDS encoding alpha/beta hydrolase-fold protein translates to MNREYLCWYSPRLHRDMELLVFGHAGAKVLVFPTRDGRFWEYEQVGIVASLADKLNAGQLQLYCIEGLATETFYGSHRHPAERIRRHNAFEEYILNEVLPLMEQKNGHECTIVHGCSLGAFQAASLVFRHPHLFRKLVAFSGRYDLTMKVESFTDLFDGYYDDDIYFHTPTHFLPGLACEWRLDRLRQIDIVMTIGDADPFFDNNRHLSRLLADKRIDHRLHVWDGRAHRAGAWRRMAPLYI, encoded by the coding sequence ATGAACCGCGAATACCTGTGCTGGTACAGCCCTCGGCTGCATCGCGACATGGAATTGCTGGTGTTCGGCCATGCCGGCGCCAAGGTATTGGTATTTCCCACGCGTGACGGTCGCTTCTGGGAATATGAGCAGGTCGGCATCGTCGCCAGCCTCGCGGACAAGCTGAATGCCGGACAGCTTCAGCTCTACTGCATCGAGGGACTGGCAACGGAAACCTTCTATGGCTCCCATCGCCATCCGGCCGAGCGCATTCGCAGGCACAATGCTTTCGAGGAATATATTCTCAACGAAGTCCTGCCGCTGATGGAGCAGAAGAACGGGCATGAGTGCACCATCGTTCACGGCTGCAGCCTCGGCGCCTTCCAGGCCGCAAGCCTGGTTTTCCGCCACCCTCACCTCTTCCGCAAGCTGGTCGCTTTTTCCGGCCGTTACGACCTGACGATGAAGGTCGAATCCTTCACGGATCTATTCGACGGCTATTACGACGATGATATCTACTTTCACACCCCGACTCATTTTCTGCCGGGACTTGCCTGCGAGTGGCGCTTGGACAGGTTGCGCCAGATCGATATCGTCATGACGATCGGAGACGCCGATCCCTTCTTCGACAATAATCGCCACCTTAGCCGGCTGCTCGCCGACAAGCGGATCGATCATCGGCTGCATGTGTGGGACGGACGCGCTCACCGCGCAGGCGCGTGGCGCCGAATGGCGCCGCTCTATATCTGA
- a CDS encoding ABC transporter permease: MNREKRSLEFYILAIFFTIFVLFLYGPLSAVIILSFQGPDGGLTFPLNGVSLHWFANLFEKQAVGDFGASFQRSLILGVMVMIVTVVVSLLAGLAFRRRFRGSTFLFYATVASLVVPSIIISLGIGVVFQQGGIAPAWYSSAFGAHLTWTLPFGVLIMFAVFNRFSPAYEEAARDLGASSWQTFRHVLLPMIAPSLIGVGLFGFTLSYDEFARTLMTSGTYNTLPLEIYGMTTNVTTPVLYALGTVTTLFSFTIILLALAVMTMLGRRQAKKS, from the coding sequence ATGAACCGCGAAAAGCGCAGCCTGGAATTCTATATTCTGGCGATCTTCTTCACGATTTTCGTGCTGTTCCTCTATGGCCCGCTCTCGGCAGTCATCATCCTGTCTTTCCAGGGGCCGGACGGCGGCCTGACCTTCCCGTTGAATGGCGTCTCGCTGCATTGGTTCGCCAATCTGTTCGAGAAGCAGGCCGTCGGCGATTTTGGCGCCTCGTTCCAGCGATCCTTGATCCTCGGCGTGATGGTCATGATCGTGACCGTCGTCGTCTCGCTGCTGGCTGGCCTTGCCTTTCGCCGTCGCTTTCGCGGTTCGACATTTCTATTCTACGCGACCGTCGCCAGTCTCGTCGTCCCATCCATCATCATTTCGCTCGGGATCGGCGTCGTCTTCCAGCAGGGCGGCATTGCGCCGGCCTGGTATTCGTCTGCGTTCGGCGCGCATCTGACCTGGACCTTGCCCTTCGGCGTGTTGATCATGTTTGCCGTCTTCAACCGGTTTTCGCCGGCCTATGAGGAAGCCGCCCGTGATCTCGGCGCCAGCTCCTGGCAAACCTTCCGCCATGTCTTGCTGCCGATGATCGCGCCGAGCCTGATCGGCGTCGGCCTCTTCGGCTTCACGCTGTCCTATGACGAGTTCGCCCGCACCCTGATGACGTCGGGCACCTACAACACCCTGCCGCTCGAAATCTACGGCATGACGACGAATGTCACGACGCCGGTGCTTTACGCACTCGGAACCGTGACGACACTCTTCTCCTTCACCATCATCCTCCTGGCGCTTGCAGTCATGACCATGCTCGGCCGCCGCCAAGCCAAGAAAAGTTGA
- a CDS encoding ABC transporter permease, producing MATIASSQTVEATPKTGRGFGIPAWAVAYLQATPLFLILGFFFLLPIAMIGIVSFWDYDFANIYPAFLTTNYTDTLGSWVTWKTYLNTLKFTAIVWALTLFIGFWVAYFLAFHIRRTSTQMILFLVCTVPFMTSNIIRMISWIPVLGRNGLVNSALIDMGLIPQPIEWLLYSDFAVVLAMVHLYTLFMVTPIFNTLMRIDRSLFEAARDAGASGWQVLWNVVIPLAKPGMAIGSIFVITLVMADFSTVQVMSGGQSASIALMMKNQMSLLQYPAAAANAVVLLVVVLLMVAAILRIVDIRKEL from the coding sequence ATGGCGACGATCGCTTCCTCGCAGACAGTAGAGGCAACACCGAAAACCGGACGCGGATTTGGCATTCCTGCCTGGGCAGTCGCCTATCTGCAGGCCACGCCGCTGTTCCTCATCCTCGGCTTCTTCTTCCTGCTGCCGATTGCCATGATCGGTATCGTCAGCTTCTGGGATTATGATTTCGCCAACATCTATCCTGCCTTTCTCACCACCAACTATACCGACACGCTCGGTTCATGGGTGACGTGGAAGACCTACCTCAACACACTGAAATTCACCGCCATCGTCTGGGCGCTGACACTATTCATCGGTTTCTGGGTCGCTTATTTCCTCGCCTTTCACATCAGGCGCACGTCGACGCAGATGATCCTTTTCCTCGTCTGCACCGTGCCGTTCATGACGTCCAACATCATCCGCATGATCTCGTGGATTCCGGTGCTCGGACGCAACGGGTTGGTCAATTCCGCCTTGATCGATATGGGGCTCATCCCGCAGCCGATCGAGTGGCTGCTCTATTCCGATTTCGCCGTCGTGCTCGCCATGGTGCATCTCTACACGCTCTTCATGGTGACGCCGATCTTCAACACGCTGATGCGCATCGACCGCTCTCTGTTCGAAGCGGCGCGCGATGCCGGCGCCAGCGGCTGGCAGGTGCTATGGAATGTGGTGATCCCGCTTGCCAAGCCGGGAATGGCGATCGGCAGCATCTTCGTCATCACGCTCGTCATGGCCGATTTTTCCACCGTGCAGGTCATGTCCGGCGGCCAGAGCGCGTCGATCGCGCTGATGATGAAGAACCAGATGTCGCTGCTGCAATATCCGGCCGCCGCTGCCAATGCGGTCGTGCTGCTCGTCGTGGTGCTGCTGATGGTCGCCGCGATCCTGCGCATCGTCGATATCCGCAAGGAGCTTTAG
- a CDS encoding DUF763 domain-containing protein, protein MAQRAGKADLPLHGGRVPRWLGDRMTRLGAVITEAIVQHYGRDELFRRLANPFWFQSFGTVMGMDWHSSGITTSVLGALKRGLTPLSGELGIHVCGGRGAQSRKTPAELLSIGDRIGIDGASLATKSRLIAKVDSAAVQDGFDLYLHGFIVADDGKWVVIQQGMNDERRQARRYHWLSEGLTNFLDSPHTAIEGRDQGEIINLADRRAGRSRNGQLDLLASLGPDKIIREFNILEGKAPVIGKQEAQPMLPYLVMPAHHDVRQEDVNMRRLHGNLAAAADRGPVDFEDLLLTPGVGARTVKALAMVAEVVHGAPCRFSDPARFSLAHGGKDRHPFPVPLKVYDETINVMKSAVRKGRLGRDEELSALKRLDDQSRMLERYVTGPDLKEIVAGEFDRSFSYGGRSVFGWEPPPDSGNDTAEGDLCPSKS, encoded by the coding sequence TTGGCACAGAGAGCTGGCAAAGCTGACCTTCCCCTGCATGGCGGCCGCGTACCGCGCTGGCTCGGAGATCGAATGACGCGCCTGGGTGCCGTCATCACCGAGGCGATCGTGCAGCATTATGGGCGTGACGAGCTGTTTCGTCGTCTCGCAAATCCTTTCTGGTTCCAGTCCTTCGGTACCGTCATGGGTATGGATTGGCATTCCTCGGGGATCACGACAAGCGTGCTTGGTGCCCTGAAGCGCGGTCTGACACCGCTTTCCGGCGAACTCGGCATCCATGTCTGCGGCGGACGCGGCGCGCAATCGCGCAAGACGCCCGCGGAACTGCTTAGCATCGGCGATCGCATCGGCATTGATGGCGCATCGCTTGCCACAAAAAGCCGACTGATCGCGAAGGTAGACAGCGCCGCGGTCCAGGATGGTTTCGACCTCTATCTGCATGGCTTCATCGTCGCCGATGACGGCAAGTGGGTCGTCATCCAGCAGGGTATGAACGATGAACGGCGACAGGCGCGGCGATATCACTGGCTATCGGAGGGCTTGACGAACTTCCTGGATTCGCCCCACACAGCCATCGAGGGGCGTGACCAAGGCGAAATTATCAATCTTGCCGATCGACGCGCCGGCCGTTCCCGCAACGGTCAACTGGATTTGCTTGCCTCCTTAGGGCCAGATAAAATCATTCGTGAATTCAATATACTGGAAGGGAAAGCTCCAGTGATCGGCAAACAAGAAGCGCAGCCGATGCTGCCATATCTCGTCATGCCGGCACATCACGATGTGCGCCAGGAAGACGTGAACATGCGGCGCCTGCATGGAAATCTCGCTGCGGCTGCCGATCGCGGTCCGGTAGATTTCGAGGATCTGCTTCTGACGCCCGGCGTCGGCGCTAGAACGGTAAAGGCTTTGGCGATGGTCGCCGAAGTCGTCCACGGCGCACCCTGCCGCTTCTCCGACCCGGCGCGCTTCTCGCTCGCCCACGGCGGCAAGGACCGGCATCCCTTTCCCGTGCCGCTGAAGGTCTATGACGAGACGATCAACGTGATGAAATCGGCCGTCAGGAAGGGGCGCCTCGGCCGGGATGAGGAATTATCAGCGCTGAAGCGGCTGGATGACCAATCGAGAATGCTGGAGCGATACGTCACAGGTCCTGACCTCAAAGAGATCGTTGCCGGCGAATTCGACAGATCCTTTTCCTATGGCGGACGCAGCGTCTTTGGCTGGGAACCTCCACCAGATTCCGGGAATGACACCGCCGAGGGCGATCTCTGCCCCTCGAAGAGTTAA
- a CDS encoding aspartate/glutamate racemase family protein: protein MRLLLINPNTTASMTEKAAVAARAVASPGTEIIAATSQMGPASIEGYYDGAIAVPGMLRELKERQAGGYDAAIICCFDDTGLEAARMFCDVPVVGLCEAAVATAGFLAQRFSVVTTLERSRILIDNLVRRYGMGSRAKVRASDIPVLELEDSSSGAIGKLRAEIERALAEDGAEAIVLGCAGMTDLARKLQSIYGVPVVDGVAAAVKQAEALVSLGLSTSKRSSYASPLPKPFSGAMQDFAPIAVPV, encoded by the coding sequence ATGCGCCTACTGCTCATCAATCCCAATACGACCGCTTCCATGACGGAGAAGGCGGCGGTCGCCGCACGTGCGGTGGCAAGCCCGGGCACCGAGATCATCGCCGCCACCTCGCAGATGGGGCCGGCTTCGATCGAGGGCTATTACGATGGAGCGATAGCTGTGCCCGGCATGCTGCGCGAACTTAAGGAGAGGCAGGCTGGTGGCTATGACGCGGCGATCATCTGCTGCTTCGACGATACCGGTCTGGAAGCAGCGCGCATGTTTTGCGATGTGCCCGTTGTCGGTCTATGTGAAGCGGCCGTCGCAACGGCCGGCTTCCTGGCGCAGCGCTTCAGCGTGGTGACGACGCTCGAACGCTCGCGCATCCTGATTGACAACCTCGTCCGGCGCTATGGCATGGGTAGCCGCGCCAAGGTGCGCGCGTCGGATATTCCCGTTCTCGAGCTCGAGGATTCGTCGTCCGGTGCGATCGGAAAACTGCGGGCGGAAATCGAGCGCGCGCTTGCCGAAGACGGGGCGGAAGCTATCGTGCTTGGCTGTGCTGGCATGACGGATCTCGCAAGAAAGCTGCAATCGATCTACGGCGTTCCGGTCGTGGATGGTGTCGCCGCAGCGGTCAAGCAGGCCGAAGCTTTGGTGTCCTTGGGCTTATCCACCAGCAAGCGCAGCTCCTATGCCTCCCCATTGCCAAAGCCTTTTTCGGGGGCAATGCAGGATTTTGCGCCGATCGCGGTGCCGGTTTAA